In a genomic window of Thermoanaerobaculales bacterium:
- a CDS encoding alkaline phosphatase family protein — MVLIRRSAARACTAALAIIVATACGRAAADPPPVLVVGVDGAEWSVIERLWAEGRLPNLHRMADHGAALRLETIHHASPVIWTSIATGVRPQNHGITDFAVPTAGGDQPASSTLRRVPALWNMATAAGRRSAVLGWWATWPAEDINGVMVSDRALSPLNRRVSPPAFLDRFLAIEAAARAAPGGFGGNEATRIQDQVMSSTAFELCGEGFDLVLVYLRGIDIACHFDWKYLEPDRFGVLDRAEIAAGRERIAAAYEAADDAVGALREAIGPAATVLVLSDHGFHAMEREELRVLLDLDAVLAELGLLERTKDGVDMARSTVHTYASPSHLMAKKVRLCLAGREPGGTVAEGERPAVRARLATALARVTWAGGSPAFRLREPSAKERRGGADLVVEVLEEGAAAPLLAGGRPLAGPPPQISRLSGTHGRTTAGVLLADGPAIAPGAAPAGMTVLDVAPTILYAMALPTAESFDGKPRLELFREPFRRHHPPRTIPTWGAPRDGQGTASAVDQAIIDELAALGYIQ, encoded by the coding sequence GTGGTGCTGATCCGCCGCAGCGCTGCGCGGGCCTGCACGGCCGCACTCGCCATCATCGTCGCCACGGCGTGCGGCAGGGCAGCCGCCGACCCGCCGCCGGTGCTGGTGGTCGGCGTCGACGGCGCCGAGTGGTCGGTCATCGAGAGGCTGTGGGCCGAGGGCCGGCTGCCCAACCTGCACCGCATGGCCGATCACGGCGCCGCGCTCCGCCTCGAGACGATCCACCACGCCTCGCCGGTGATCTGGACCTCGATCGCCACCGGCGTCCGGCCGCAGAACCACGGGATCACCGACTTCGCGGTGCCGACGGCCGGCGGCGACCAGCCGGCCTCGTCGACGCTGCGCCGGGTGCCGGCGCTCTGGAACATGGCGACGGCCGCCGGCCGCCGCAGCGCCGTGCTCGGCTGGTGGGCGACCTGGCCGGCCGAGGACATCAACGGCGTCATGGTGTCCGACCGCGCGCTGTCGCCCCTCAACCGTCGTGTGTCGCCCCCCGCCTTCCTCGACCGCTTCCTCGCGATCGAGGCTGCCGCCCGCGCCGCGCCCGGCGGGTTCGGCGGCAACGAGGCGACCCGCATCCAGGACCAGGTCATGTCATCGACCGCCTTCGAGCTGTGCGGCGAGGGCTTCGACCTGGTGCTGGTCTACCTGCGCGGCATCGACATCGCTTGCCACTTCGACTGGAAGTACCTGGAGCCCGACCGGTTCGGAGTCCTCGACCGGGCCGAGATCGCAGCCGGGCGCGAGCGGATCGCGGCCGCCTACGAGGCCGCCGACGACGCGGTCGGCGCGCTGCGCGAGGCGATCGGCCCGGCGGCAACCGTGCTCGTCCTGTCCGACCACGGCTTCCACGCCATGGAGCGCGAGGAGCTGCGCGTGCTGCTCGACCTCGACGCGGTCCTCGCCGAGCTCGGCTTGCTCGAGCGCACCAAGGACGGGGTCGACATGGCCCGCTCGACCGTCCACACCTATGCCTCGCCGAGCCATCTGATGGCCAAGAAGGTCCGCCTCTGCCTCGCCGGCCGGGAGCCTGGCGGGACGGTGGCCGAAGGCGAGCGACCGGCGGTGCGGGCCCGGCTCGCGACCGCGCTCGCCCGGGTCACCTGGGCCGGCGGATCGCCCGCCTTCCGGCTGCGCGAGCCCTCGGCCAAGGAGCGCCGCGGCGGCGCCGACCTGGTGGTCGAGGTGCTCGAGGAGGGCGCCGCGGCGCCGCTGCTGGCCGGCGGCCGGCCTCTTGCCGGGCCGCCGCCGCAGATCTCCCGGCTCTCCGGCACCCACGGCCGGACGACCGCCGGGGTGCTGCTCGCGGATGGCCCGGCGATCGCTCCCGGCGCCGCGCCGGCCGGCATGACGGTGCTCGACGTGGCGCCCACGATCCTCTACGCGATGGCGCTGCCAACCGCCGAGTCGTTCGACGGCAAACCCAGGCTCGAGCTGTTCCGCGAGCCCTTCCGCCGCCACCACCCGCCGCGCACCATCCCGACCTGGGGCGCGCCGCGCGACGGCCAGGGCACCGCGTCCGCCGTCGACCAGGCGATCATCGACGAGCTGGCCGCTCTCGGCTACATCCAGTAG
- a CDS encoding sialidase family protein, with the protein MTRTTLLLAAAVTLASPALLAGGPVGPAAAGPGRMPPQSTERIDQPPVPDPEAAAKLGPPAKVERNGFVSVQVNVAADGSNIVGDAANEPSIAVDPNAPLRIAIGWRQFDSIASNFREAGSSWSADGGRSWAERETLDDGVFRSDPVLASDAEGRFYYYSLVSRPEIFCDMFISEDWGESWLGPIPAYGGDKAWFAIDSTGGPGHGSLYLAWAQASNQFGIRTFIRSFDGGLSYTEPLATTPTPTWGTLTVGTEGELYIAGNANYDYDRFVVKRSFDASDPGASPDFDTFFVDLGGAQGYGGSSGSSPNPVGLIGQVWIASDHSDGPNRGDLYLASSVNPPGPDPHDVHFARSTDGGASWSEPVRIHPDDRNVWQWFATMSIAPDGRLDVVWIESLEPYPPNVGELYYTTSYDGGWSWAPPVAITPPFDSWVGWPQQEKLGDYYHMVSDLVGADLAYAATFNGEQDIYYLRIGDTDCNGNGFGDSDDLAAGLADCNGNQLIDRCEIAAGTVDDLDGDGAIDSCRLPPRRPGGRLVP; encoded by the coding sequence ATGACGAGGACCACGCTCCTTCTCGCCGCCGCCGTGACCTTGGCCTCACCGGCGCTGCTCGCCGGCGGCCCGGTCGGGCCGGCGGCAGCCGGCCCCGGCCGAATGCCGCCCCAGTCCACGGAGCGGATCGACCAGCCCCCGGTGCCCGACCCCGAGGCCGCCGCCAAGCTCGGCCCGCCGGCGAAGGTCGAGCGCAACGGTTTCGTCAGCGTCCAGGTCAACGTCGCGGCCGACGGCAGCAACATCGTCGGCGATGCGGCCAACGAGCCCTCGATCGCCGTCGATCCCAACGCCCCGCTCCGGATTGCGATCGGCTGGCGGCAGTTCGACAGCATCGCCTCGAACTTCCGCGAGGCCGGCTCGAGCTGGAGCGCCGACGGCGGCCGCAGCTGGGCCGAGCGGGAGACCCTCGACGACGGCGTCTTCCGCTCCGATCCCGTCCTCGCCTCCGACGCGGAAGGGCGCTTCTACTACTACAGCCTGGTGTCGCGGCCCGAGATCTTCTGCGACATGTTCATCTCCGAGGACTGGGGCGAGAGCTGGCTCGGGCCGATCCCGGCCTACGGCGGCGACAAGGCGTGGTTCGCCATCGACTCGACCGGCGGGCCTGGCCACGGCAGCCTCTACCTCGCTTGGGCCCAGGCCAGCAACCAGTTCGGGATCCGGACCTTCATCCGCAGCTTCGACGGCGGGCTCAGCTACACCGAGCCGCTCGCCACCACGCCGACCCCCACCTGGGGCACGCTCACGGTCGGCACCGAGGGCGAGCTGTACATCGCCGGCAACGCCAACTACGACTACGACCGGTTCGTGGTCAAGCGCTCCTTCGACGCCTCCGATCCGGGGGCTTCGCCCGACTTCGACACCTTCTTCGTCGATCTCGGTGGCGCCCAGGGGTACGGCGGCAGCTCCGGCTCGTCGCCGAACCCGGTCGGGCTCATCGGCCAGGTGTGGATCGCCTCCGACCACTCCGACGGCCCCAATCGGGGCGACCTCTACCTGGCGTCGTCGGTCAATCCACCAGGGCCCGACCCTCACGATGTCCACTTCGCACGCTCGACCGACGGTGGCGCGAGCTGGAGCGAGCCGGTGAGGATCCACCCCGACGACCGGAATGTCTGGCAGTGGTTCGCGACCATGTCGATCGCCCCCGATGGCCGGCTCGATGTGGTCTGGATCGAGTCGCTCGAGCCCTACCCACCCAATGTCGGCGAGCTCTACTACACGACGTCGTACGACGGCGGCTGGAGCTGGGCGCCGCCGGTCGCGATCACGCCGCCCTTCGACAGCTGGGTCGGGTGGCCGCAGCAGGAGAAGCTCGGCGATTACTACCACATGGTCTCCGACCTGGTGGGCGCGGACCTCGCGTACGCGGCGACCTTCAACGGCGAGCAGGACATCTACTACCTGCGGATCGGCGACACCGACTGCAATGGCAACGGGTTCGGCGACAGCGACGATCTCGCCGCCGGGCTCGCCGACTGCAACGGCAACCAGCTGATCGACCGCTGCGAGATCGCGGCCGGCACCGTGGACGATCTCGACGGCGACGGGGCCATCGACTCCTGCCGCCTGCCCCCACGACGGCCCGGCGGGCGGCTCGTCCCCTGA